In the genome of Rhodoferax sp. BAB1, one region contains:
- the earP gene encoding elongation factor P maturation arginine rhamnosyltransferase EarP: MTPPPASTLRWDIFCKVIDNHGDLGVCWRLARQLAGCGHAVRLWVDDAGALTWMAPQGCPGVEVRPWAEPLDLAQLVPGDVLIEAFGCDIPEAFVALYVQWRAADDRPARWVNLEYLSAEDYVERSHGLPSPIMHGPGRGLTRRFFYPGFTPRTGGLLREPDLLQRQARFDRAAWLARHGIRLQPGTRQVSLFCYEPAALPDLLAQLAGQPVQLLVTAGRATAAVQACARPAGLALHFLPYLTQDDYDHLLWACDLNFVRGEDSLVRALWAGKPLVWHIYPQHDDAHHAKLEAWLDWLEAPASLRAFHHTWNGVDTGPLPVPELEDWSARTLQARQLLLAERDLLVQLLEFVAHVHR; this comes from the coding sequence ATGACGCCCCCGCCCGCATCTACCCTGCGCTGGGACATTTTCTGCAAGGTCATCGACAACCATGGCGATCTCGGCGTCTGCTGGCGGCTGGCCCGCCAACTCGCGGGCTGCGGCCATGCCGTACGCCTGTGGGTGGACGATGCCGGCGCGCTGACGTGGATGGCGCCGCAAGGCTGCCCTGGTGTCGAAGTGCGCCCCTGGGCCGAGCCGCTGGACTTGGCCCAGCTGGTGCCGGGCGACGTGCTGATCGAGGCCTTCGGCTGCGACATCCCGGAGGCCTTCGTCGCGCTGTACGTGCAATGGCGCGCCGCCGATGACCGGCCCGCCCGCTGGGTCAACCTGGAATACCTCTCGGCCGAGGACTATGTGGAGCGCAGCCATGGCCTGCCCTCCCCCATCATGCACGGCCCGGGCCGGGGCCTCACCAGGCGTTTTTTCTATCCCGGCTTCACGCCGCGCACCGGTGGCCTGCTGCGCGAGCCCGACCTGCTGCAACGCCAGGCCCGCTTCGACCGCGCTGCCTGGCTGGCCCGGCACGGCATTCGCCTGCAGCCAGGCACCCGACAGGTCTCGCTGTTCTGCTACGAACCCGCCGCCCTGCCCGACTTGCTGGCCCAGCTGGCCGGGCAGCCGGTGCAGTTGCTGGTCACCGCCGGCCGCGCCACGGCCGCGGTACAGGCCTGCGCGCGCCCGGCCGGCCTGGCGCTGCATTTCCTGCCTTACCTGACGCAGGACGACTACGATCACCTGCTGTGGGCCTGCGACCTGAACTTCGTGCGCGGCGAGGATTCGCTCGTGCGGGCCCTGTGGGCCGGCAAACCCCTGGTCTGGCACATCTACCCGCAGCACGACGACGCCCACCACGCCAAGCTGGAAGCCTGGCTGGACTGGCTGGAGGCGCCGGCCTCGCTGCGCGCCTTCCACCACACCTGGAACGGCGTGGACACCGGCCCGCTGCCGGTACCGGAGCTGGAGGACTGGAGCGCCAGGACCCTCCAGGCGCGCCAGTTGCTGCTCGCCGAACGCGACTTGCTCGTCCAACTGCTTGAATTTGTGGCACACGTCCACAGATAG
- the efp gene encoding elongation factor P: MKIAQEIRAGNVIMHGKDPMVVLKTEYSRGGRNSATVRMKLKSLIANFGTEVVFKADDKMDQVILDKKDCTYSYFADPMYVCMDADYNQYEVEAENMGDALNYLEDGMAVEVVFYDGKAISVELPTSVEREITWTEPAVKGDTSGKVLKPAKIATGFEVPVPLFVSQGDKVEIDTRTGEYRKRV, encoded by the coding sequence ATGAAGATCGCTCAGGAAATTCGCGCCGGCAACGTCATCATGCACGGCAAGGACCCGATGGTCGTGCTCAAGACCGAATACAGCCGTGGTGGCCGCAATTCCGCCACCGTGCGCATGAAGCTCAAGAGCCTGATCGCCAACTTCGGCACCGAAGTCGTGTTCAAGGCCGACGACAAGATGGACCAGGTCATCCTGGACAAGAAAGACTGCACCTATTCCTACTTCGCCGACCCGATGTACGTCTGCATGGATGCCGACTACAACCAGTACGAAGTCGAAGCCGAGAACATGGGCGACGCCCTGAACTACCTGGAAGACGGCATGGCGGTCGAAGTGGTGTTCTACGACGGCAAGGCCATCTCGGTGGAACTGCCCACCAGCGTCGAGCGCGAAATCACCTGGACCGAACCCGCCGTCAAGGGCGACACCTCGGGCAAGGTGCTCAAGCCGGCCAAGATCGCCACCGGTTTCGAAGTGCCCGTGCCGCTGTTCGTGAGCCAGGGCGACAAGGTGGAAATCGACACCCGCACCGGCGAATACCGCAAGCGCGTCTGA
- a CDS encoding thymidine phosphorylase family protein, with translation MNEVETTTSAIGPGTGGEPSRLALRRVLIDTYHENVAYMHRDCEVYRAEGFKALSKVEVRTNGHSILATLNVVDDASIVACGELGLSKAAFEQLAVLNGHTVTVAQAEPPESIGALHRKLAGERLGLDDFRAIVRDITEHHYSKIELTAFVVAANRDELDREEVLFLTEAMVEAGHRLDWQEPLVVDKHCIGGIPGNRTSMLVVPIVAAHGMLCPKTSSRAITSPAGTADTMEVLAEVELPVEQLQQIVHQHRGCLAWGGTANLSPADDVLISVERPLALDSPGQMVASILSKKIAAGSSHLVLDIPIGPTAKVRSMPEAQRLRRLFEYVARRMKLSLDVVITDGRQPIGFGIGPVLEARDVMRVLQNDPRAPMDLRQKALRLAGRMLEADPDVRGGDGFAIARDILDSGRALKKMNDLIEAQGSRHFDHGHPQLGRLSFEIRAHGTGVVSGIDNLQLARIARFAGAPKVKEAGVDLCAKLGDEVQDGDVLYRVHASYPADLEFARQACARSSGYRIGRAEDVPHVFVEF, from the coding sequence ATGAACGAAGTTGAGACCACGACCAGCGCCATCGGCCCGGGTACCGGCGGCGAACCATCGCGCCTGGCCCTGCGCCGCGTGCTGATCGACACCTACCACGAGAACGTGGCCTATATGCACCGCGACTGCGAGGTCTACCGGGCCGAGGGTTTCAAGGCCCTGTCCAAGGTCGAGGTGCGCACCAACGGCCACAGCATCCTGGCCACGCTCAATGTGGTCGACGACGCATCCATCGTGGCCTGCGGCGAACTCGGCCTGTCCAAGGCGGCGTTCGAACAACTCGCCGTACTGAACGGGCACACCGTCACGGTCGCCCAGGCCGAACCACCGGAATCCATCGGCGCCCTGCACCGCAAGCTGGCCGGCGAACGCCTGGGGCTGGATGACTTCCGCGCCATCGTGCGCGACATCACCGAGCACCATTACTCCAAGATCGAACTCACGGCCTTTGTCGTCGCCGCCAACCGCGACGAGCTCGACCGCGAGGAGGTGCTTTTCCTGACCGAGGCCATGGTCGAAGCCGGGCACCGGCTCGACTGGCAGGAGCCGCTGGTGGTGGACAAGCACTGCATCGGCGGCATTCCGGGCAACCGCACCTCCATGCTGGTGGTGCCCATCGTGGCGGCGCACGGCATGCTCTGCCCCAAGACCTCCTCGCGCGCCATCACCTCGCCAGCCGGCACCGCCGACACCATGGAGGTGCTGGCCGAGGTGGAACTGCCGGTCGAGCAATTGCAGCAGATCGTGCACCAGCACCGCGGCTGCCTGGCCTGGGGCGGCACGGCCAACCTGTCGCCGGCCGACGACGTGCTGATCTCGGTCGAGCGGCCGCTGGCGCTGGACTCGCCGGGACAGATGGTGGCTTCCATCCTGTCCAAGAAGATCGCTGCCGGCTCCAGCCATCTGGTGCTGGACATCCCCATCGGCCCCACGGCCAAGGTGCGTTCCATGCCCGAGGCGCAGCGCCTGCGCCGCCTCTTCGAGTACGTGGCACGGCGCATGAAACTCTCGCTGGACGTGGTCATCACCGACGGCCGCCAGCCCATCGGCTTTGGCATCGGTCCGGTGCTGGAAGCGCGCGACGTGATGCGTGTGCTGCAGAACGACCCGCGCGCCCCCATGGACCTGCGTCAGAAGGCCTTGCGCCTGGCCGGCCGCATGCTGGAGGCCGACCCCGACGTGCGCGGCGGCGACGGTTTTGCCATCGCCCGCGACATCCTGGACTCGGGCCGTGCCCTGAAGAAGATGAACGACCTCATCGAAGCCCAGGGCAGCCGCCATTTCGACCATGGCCACCCGCAGCTGGGCCGGCTCAGCTTCGAGATCCGCGCGCATGGCACCGGTGTGGTCAGCGGCATCGACAACCTGCAGCTGGCCCGCATCGCCCGCTTTGCCGGCGCACCGAAAGTGAAGGAAGCCGGCGTCGACCTTTGCGCCAAACTCGGTGACGAGGTGCAGGACGGCGACGTGCTCTACCGCGTGCACGCCAGCTACCCGGCCGACCTGGAGTTCGCGCGCCAGGCCTGCGCACGCTCCAGTGGCTACCGCATCGGCCGGGCCGAGGACGTGCCGCACGTGTTCGTGGAGTTCTGA
- a CDS encoding ribose-phosphate diphosphokinase, with the protein MLPALLLHFEDETESAARIAAAAGIPYAGIARHRFPDGELKLRLPATLPAHVVLLRTLAQPNEKLVELLLAARTARTLGATRLTLVAPYLAYMRQDIAFTPGEAVSQRIVGRFLADLFDAVVTVDPHLHRVATLEEAVPVPRTVVLSGAPLLADLIARERPGALLIGPDEESAQWVAQAATRHGFTHAVCRKVRHGDRHVEIVLPDIDVRQRQVVLLDDVASSGHTLAQAARGLLAAGAASVDVAVTHALFAGDAGPLLWDAGIRQVWSTDCISHPSNAVSMAPAIAASLQ; encoded by the coding sequence ATGCTTCCTGCCCTGCTGCTGCACTTTGAAGATGAGACTGAGAGCGCCGCGCGCATCGCCGCCGCAGCCGGCATCCCGTATGCCGGCATCGCTCGCCACCGTTTTCCCGATGGCGAACTCAAGCTGCGCCTGCCGGCCACGTTGCCAGCGCACGTGGTGCTCTTGCGTACGCTGGCCCAGCCCAATGAAAAACTGGTCGAGCTGCTGCTGGCCGCGCGGACGGCCCGCACGCTGGGCGCCACACGACTGACTCTGGTCGCCCCCTATCTGGCCTATATGCGGCAGGACATCGCCTTCACGCCCGGCGAAGCCGTGAGCCAGCGCATCGTCGGCCGCTTCCTGGCCGACCTGTTCGACGCCGTCGTCACAGTGGACCCGCACCTGCACCGCGTCGCCACCCTCGAAGAAGCCGTGCCGGTGCCACGCACTGTGGTGCTCAGTGGCGCCCCCCTGCTGGCCGACCTGATTGCGCGGGAGCGCCCGGGCGCGTTGCTGATCGGCCCCGACGAGGAATCGGCCCAGTGGGTGGCGCAGGCCGCCACGCGCCATGGCTTCACGCATGCGGTCTGCCGCAAGGTACGCCATGGTGACCGCCATGTGGAGATCGTCCTGCCCGATATCGACGTACGCCAGCGCCAGGTAGTGCTGCTCGACGACGTGGCCAGCAGCGGCCACACCCTGGCCCAGGCCGCGCGCGGCCTGCTGGCCGCCGGTGCCGCCTCGGTCGACGTAGCCGTCACCCATGCTCTCTTCGCCGGCGATGCCGGACCCCTGCTCTGGGACGCCGGCATCCGCCAGGTCTGGAGCACGGACTGCATCAGCCACCCCAGCAATGCGGTGAGCATGGCCCCGGCCATCGCCGCCTCCCTCCAGTGA
- a CDS encoding TIGR00730 family Rossman fold protein, producing the protein MKTPHDLSTRTLADAWADLKAHADAGIPLQADAYRLAFADPEFLLRRETRGIRFQLEMLKPDLEQQEQGVTNTIVVFGSARFASPEEAQRRQAAARQSGDAQALARAERDVRNARHYDQARQFGRLVAEHSARLPQEERLYICTGGGPGIMEAANRGAHEAGALNVGLNIALPHEQSGNPYISPSLCFKFHYFALRKMHFMMRAKALVAFPGGFGTLDELFEILTLVQTGKSEPVPVVLHGSNFWKRLINFDLLIEEGVISPEDTELFSFVDTPEDAWEAIQSFYRLEEGAA; encoded by the coding sequence ATGAAAACCCCGCACGATCTCAGCACCCGCACCCTGGCCGATGCCTGGGCCGACCTCAAGGCCCATGCCGACGCCGGCATTCCCCTGCAGGCCGACGCCTACCGCCTGGCTTTTGCCGACCCCGAATTCCTGCTGCGCCGCGAGACCCGCGGCATCCGTTTCCAGCTCGAAATGCTCAAGCCCGACCTGGAGCAGCAGGAGCAGGGCGTGACCAACACCATCGTGGTGTTCGGCAGCGCCCGTTTTGCCTCGCCCGAAGAAGCCCAGCGGCGGCAGGCGGCGGCGCGACAGAGCGGCGATGCCCAGGCCCTGGCGCGTGCCGAACGCGATGTGCGCAATGCCCGGCACTACGACCAGGCCCGCCAGTTCGGCCGCCTGGTGGCCGAACACAGCGCCCGGCTGCCGCAGGAGGAGCGGCTCTATATCTGCACCGGCGGCGGCCCCGGCATCATGGAAGCGGCCAACCGTGGCGCGCACGAGGCCGGCGCCCTCAACGTGGGCCTGAACATCGCCCTGCCGCACGAGCAGTCGGGCAACCCCTACATCTCGCCCAGCCTGTGCTTCAAGTTTCACTACTTCGCCCTGCGCAAGATGCACTTCATGATGCGCGCCAAGGCGCTGGTGGCCTTTCCCGGAGGTTTCGGCACGCTCGATGAACTGTTCGAGATCCTCACGCTGGTGCAGACCGGCAAGTCCGAGCCGGTGCCCGTGGTGCTCCATGGCAGCAATTTCTGGAAGCGGCTGATCAACTTCGACCTGCTGATCGAGGAAGGCGTGATCTCGCCCGAGGACACCGAACTGTTCAGCTTCGTCGATACGCCTGAGGATGCCTGGGAGGCTATCCAGTCGTTTTATCGGCTGGAGGAAGGGGCGGCCTGA
- a CDS encoding MFS transporter, whose translation MAGLRMAAPLLALKQGYSAMAVGVLMALFALTQVFLALPAGRYADRHGLRRPIAFSVIAATTGTALAALFPVFPMLCLAALLSGGATGAASIALQRHVGSAARDATELKQMFSWLSIGPATSNFLGPLTAGLLIDHAGVWLGGEAGDLNGYRIAFLLMALLPLLTWWWVRRTPDLPSPATPAEQGKRRAWDLLRDPMMRRLLLVNWFLSSCWDVHTFVLPVLGHERGYSASTIGMLLGSFALAATLVRLAMPWLAEHLREWLVISGAMLATALLFGIYPFMPNALGMGVCSVLLGLVLGSVQPMIMSTLHQITPADRHGEALGLRLMSLNGSSVAMPLLFGSIGAVVGVSLVFWVVGAVVGGGSRLAWSLRPPLPPADKTTG comes from the coding sequence ATGGCGGGCCTGCGCATGGCCGCGCCGCTGCTGGCGCTCAAGCAGGGCTACAGCGCGATGGCGGTGGGTGTGCTGATGGCCCTGTTCGCCCTGACCCAGGTTTTTCTGGCCCTGCCGGCGGGGCGGTATGCCGACCGCCACGGCCTGCGCCGGCCCATCGCCTTCAGCGTGATCGCCGCGACGACGGGTACGGCACTCGCCGCCCTGTTTCCCGTGTTTCCCATGCTTTGCCTGGCGGCGTTGCTCAGCGGCGGCGCCACGGGTGCGGCATCGATTGCGCTGCAGCGCCACGTGGGCAGCGCGGCGCGTGACGCCACAGAGCTCAAGCAGATGTTCAGCTGGCTGTCCATCGGGCCGGCCACGTCCAACTTCCTGGGGCCGCTGACCGCCGGCCTGCTGATCGACCATGCCGGCGTCTGGCTGGGTGGTGAGGCGGGCGACCTGAACGGCTACCGCATCGCTTTCCTGCTGATGGCCTTGCTGCCGCTGCTGACCTGGTGGTGGGTGCGGCGCACGCCGGACCTGCCATCGCCTGCCACACCGGCCGAGCAGGGCAAACGCCGTGCCTGGGACCTGCTGCGCGACCCCATGATGCGTCGCCTGCTGCTGGTGAACTGGTTTCTCTCGTCCTGCTGGGACGTGCACACCTTTGTGTTGCCGGTGCTGGGTCACGAGCGCGGCTACAGCGCGTCCACCATCGGCATGCTGCTGGGTTCCTTTGCGCTGGCCGCCACGCTGGTGCGCCTGGCCATGCCCTGGCTGGCTGAGCATCTGCGCGAGTGGCTGGTCATCAGCGGGGCCATGCTGGCCACGGCCCTGCTGTTCGGTATCTACCCCTTCATGCCCAACGCCCTGGGCATGGGCGTGTGCTCGGTGCTGCTGGGTCTGGTGCTGGGGTCCGTGCAGCCCATGATCATGAGCACCCTGCACCAGATCACACCGGCCGACCGGCATGGCGAGGCGCTGGGCCTGCGCCTGATGTCGCTCAACGGTTCCAGCGTGGCCATGCCGCTGCTCTTCGGCAGCATCGGGGCCGTGGTGGGGGTGTCGCTGGTGTTCTGGGTGGTGGGCGCGGTCGTAGGCGGCGGCAGCCGCCTGGCCTGGTCGCTCAGGCCGCCCCTTCCTCCAGCCGATAAAACGACTGGATAG
- the rmuC gene encoding DNA recombination protein RmuC — MNHNSGLEENGVNPVVVWALLALGVLNLVLLLALVLRREDTKSAQAGELLRAELQAGSERLARDLRQEISESARSSRLELTQNLATFQQTLVQQGAEATRTQNTQIDAFGQQLALLQKTLSDTLTLQLSNLSESNARRMSEVRATLEAQLAQLQQTNIAKLDEMRATVDEKLQTTLHARLGESFKQVAERLEQVHKGLGEMQTLAAGVGDLKHLLTNVKTRGMFGEAQLAGLLEQVFVPDQYAAQIATRPGSKNVVDFAIKLPGKSDDGSPLWLPIDAKFPNEDYERLLDAQQRADVLAAEAAAKALEARIRLEAKSIAEKYIEPPYTTDFAILFLPTEGLYAEVLRRPGLMEALQREHRITLAGPTTLLAMLSSLQMGFRTLALEKRSSEVWQVLGAVKTEFGKFGDVLAKVKSQTETVLNTLNSAETRSRAMGRALRQVEALPEAQAQALLPVDKEADEG; from the coding sequence ATGAATCACAATAGCGGCCTGGAGGAAAACGGTGTGAACCCTGTTGTGGTCTGGGCCCTGCTGGCGCTGGGCGTCTTGAATCTGGTGCTGTTGCTGGCCCTCGTGCTGCGTCGCGAGGACACGAAGTCGGCGCAGGCGGGCGAGTTGCTGCGCGCCGAGTTGCAGGCCGGCAGCGAACGGCTGGCGCGCGACTTGCGCCAGGAGATCAGCGAGTCGGCCCGCAGCAGCCGGCTGGAGCTGACGCAAAACCTGGCCACCTTCCAGCAGACCCTGGTGCAACAGGGGGCCGAGGCCACGCGCACGCAGAACACGCAGATCGATGCCTTCGGCCAGCAACTGGCCCTGTTGCAGAAGACCCTCTCCGACACGCTGACGCTGCAGCTCTCCAACCTGAGCGAATCGAACGCGCGGCGCATGTCCGAGGTGCGCGCCACGCTGGAGGCCCAGCTGGCCCAGCTGCAGCAGACCAATATCGCCAAGCTCGACGAGATGCGCGCCACGGTGGACGAGAAATTGCAGACCACCTTGCACGCGCGCCTGGGCGAGAGCTTCAAGCAGGTGGCCGAGCGCCTGGAGCAGGTGCACAAGGGCCTGGGCGAGATGCAGACCCTGGCGGCCGGCGTGGGCGACCTCAAGCACCTGCTGACCAACGTCAAGACCCGTGGCATGTTCGGCGAGGCCCAGCTAGCCGGCCTGCTGGAGCAGGTCTTCGTGCCCGATCAATACGCCGCCCAGATCGCCACGCGCCCGGGCAGCAAGAACGTGGTGGACTTTGCCATCAAGCTGCCGGGCAAGTCCGACGATGGCTCGCCCTTGTGGCTGCCCATCGATGCCAAGTTCCCGAACGAGGACTACGAACGCCTGCTCGACGCCCAGCAGCGCGCCGATGTGCTGGCCGCAGAAGCAGCTGCCAAGGCGCTGGAAGCGCGCATCCGGCTGGAGGCCAAGTCCATCGCAGAGAAGTACATCGAGCCGCCCTACACCACGGACTTTGCCATCCTCTTCCTGCCGACCGAAGGCCTGTACGCCGAGGTGTTGCGCCGCCCCGGCCTGATGGAGGCACTGCAGCGCGAGCACCGTATCACCCTGGCCGGCCCGACCACGCTGCTGGCCATGCTCAGTTCCCTGCAGATGGGTTTTCGCACGCTGGCGCTGGAGAAGCGCTCCAGCGAGGTCTGGCAGGTGCTGGGTGCGGTCAAGACCGAGTTCGGCAAGTTCGGCGACGTGCTGGCCAAGGTGAAGTCGCAGACCGAGACCGTGCTCAATACCCTGAACAGCGCCGAGACGCGCAGCCGGGCCATGGGGCGCGCACTGCGCCAGGTCGAGGCCCTGCCGGAAGCGCAGGCGCAGGCCCTGCTGCCGGTGGACAAAGAGGCTGACGAGGGGTGA
- a CDS encoding MarR family winged helix-turn-helix transcriptional regulator, translated as MKAVRSPAAVHAAARASARPSPEASQDPAVESLRRFRQIFAAVRTHFRQVEQITGTGAAQLRALSLLRERPGLRISELAQAMDIHQSTASNLVKTLVDRKLVSGLRSGQDARVLHLNLQPAGEKVLQRLQGQHYIGVLPQALQTLPPRVLKRMNADLDLLLSAMQADSAAARSPLASL; from the coding sequence ATGAAGGCCGTCCGTTCCCCCGCCGCCGTTCATGCCGCGGCCCGTGCCAGTGCGAGGCCCTCACCTGAGGCCAGCCAGGATCCGGCGGTCGAATCCTTGCGGCGTTTCCGGCAGATCTTTGCAGCCGTGCGCACGCATTTCCGCCAGGTCGAGCAGATCACGGGCACGGGTGCCGCGCAGCTGCGCGCCCTGAGCCTGCTGCGCGAGCGCCCGGGGCTGCGCATCAGCGAGCTGGCGCAGGCCATGGACATCCACCAGTCGACTGCCAGCAACCTGGTCAAGACCCTGGTCGACCGCAAGCTGGTCAGTGGTTTGCGTAGCGGCCAGGATGCCCGTGTGCTGCACCTGAACCTGCAACCGGCCGGCGAGAAGGTACTGCAGCGCCTGCAGGGACAGCACTACATCGGCGTGCTGCCCCAGGCCCTGCAGACCCTGCCCCCACGCGTGCTCAAGCGCATGAACGCCGACCTCGACCTGCTGCTGTCCGCCATGCAGGCGGACAGCGCGGCCGCCCGCTCGCCGCTGGCTTCGCTCTGA
- a CDS encoding cation:proton antiporter, with amino-acid sequence MIDLMLNWSEWIKPSAGLPTVQWALLLALAAAAGHLLQRYLGLPKVLGYSAVGALAGFSGYTTASWPLDGIAQFMVELGLSIVLFEAGGRLSLRWLRHNPMLLAQSLGEALATYLAAWWVLQLFGVDGALHVPLALLMVATSPTVLMRVASDLRASGPVTDRVITLAALNTFYVLALGGVMARLLGRSQATLADAIYPVILLVVASVLVGALLAYALRKALEIMSPTSENTAVLQLSLIAAGTALAAHFGGSAPLAALLAGILLKTLHPRPWSWPRQFGTASAILTILMFVLVSMAAAQAPWDWEAWSLIAALVLARALAKLGAIALAGFGSGASPKQALWTAGALWPLSAVALLLVSQFAEFAPAIGQPVAAIALPLILFMEVLGALMAMLALQRAGEAGRPPAIRRVKPEGENTDAA; translated from the coding sequence ATGATCGATCTGATGCTCAACTGGTCCGAGTGGATCAAACCCTCGGCCGGTCTGCCCACCGTGCAGTGGGCCCTGCTGCTGGCCCTGGCCGCGGCCGCCGGCCACCTGCTGCAGCGTTACCTGGGCCTGCCCAAGGTGCTGGGCTATTCGGCTGTGGGCGCCCTGGCCGGTTTCTCCGGCTACACGACGGCCAGCTGGCCGCTGGACGGCATCGCGCAGTTCATGGTGGAGCTTGGCCTGTCCATCGTGCTGTTCGAAGCTGGTGGGCGGCTGTCACTGCGCTGGTTGCGTCACAACCCCATGCTGCTGGCCCAGAGCCTGGGCGAAGCGCTGGCCACCTACCTGGCGGCCTGGTGGGTGCTGCAGCTGTTCGGCGTGGACGGCGCCCTGCATGTCCCGCTGGCACTGCTGATGGTCGCCACTTCGCCGACCGTGCTGATGCGTGTGGCCAGCGACCTGCGCGCCAGCGGCCCCGTGACCGACCGCGTCATCACCCTGGCGGCCCTCAACACCTTTTATGTGCTGGCCCTGGGCGGTGTCATGGCCCGCCTGCTGGGCCGCTCGCAGGCCACCCTGGCTGATGCCATCTACCCGGTGATCCTGCTGGTCGTGGCCTCGGTGCTGGTGGGTGCCTTGCTGGCCTACGCCCTGCGCAAGGCGCTGGAGATCATGAGTCCGACCAGCGAGAACACCGCCGTGCTGCAGCTCTCGCTGATCGCCGCCGGCACGGCCCTGGCCGCGCACTTCGGCGGCTCGGCACCGTTGGCTGCCCTGCTGGCCGGCATCCTGCTCAAGACCCTGCACCCGCGCCCCTGGTCCTGGCCGCGCCAGTTCGGCACGGCCTCGGCCATCCTGACCATCCTGATGTTCGTGCTGGTCTCCATGGCCGCCGCCCAGGCCCCCTGGGACTGGGAAGCCTGGAGCCTGATCGCCGCCCTGGTGCTGGCGCGCGCCCTGGCCAAGCTGGGCGCCATCGCGCTGGCGGGTTTTGGCAGCGGTGCCAGCCCGAAACAGGCCTTGTGGACGGCCGGTGCGCTGTGGCCCCTGTCGGCCGTGGCCCTGCTGCTGGTCTCGCAGTTTGCCGAATTTGCACCCGCCATCGGGCAACCGGTGGCCGCCATCGCCCTGCCGCTGATCCTGTTCATGGAAGTGCTGGGCGCGCTCATGGCCATGCTGGCCCTGCAGCGCGCCGGCGAAGCCGGACGCCCGCCGGCCATCCGGCGCGTCAAACCCGAGGGAGAAAATACCGATGCCGCTTGA
- a CDS encoding YbdK family carboxylate-amine ligase, which translates to MPLEAFNHSEALTLGVELELQLVNTHDYDLAPYADDMLRLMAKRKLPGSVVPEMTSSMIEISTGICHSPSHVQEELGQIRDALVQCADKLNIAVVGGGTHPFQQWHERRIYDKPRFRQLSELYGYLSKQFTIFGQHVHVGCPDADSALLMLHRMSRYIPHFIALSASSPYVQGHDTAFDSARLNSVFAFPLSGRAPFVLNWDDFNAYFDKMTRTGVVKSMKDFYWDIRPKPEYGTVEIRVFDTPLSIERAAALAGYVQALAAWFLKEAPFEPVEDDYLVYTYNRFQACRFGLDAVYVDPASGTHLPLKEHILATLDRVQPYAITPGSGAALELLRNSTERGLNDARWLRDAQANEQLLGEVTRQAGLQFRKARAPEA; encoded by the coding sequence ATGCCGCTTGAAGCCTTCAACCATTCCGAGGCCCTGACCCTGGGTGTGGAGCTGGAACTGCAGCTCGTCAACACGCACGACTACGACCTCGCGCCCTATGCCGACGACATGCTGCGCCTGATGGCCAAGCGCAAGCTGCCTGGCAGCGTGGTGCCGGAGATGACCTCGAGCATGATCGAGATCTCCACCGGCATCTGCCACTCGCCCTCACACGTGCAGGAAGAGCTGGGCCAGATCCGCGACGCACTGGTGCAGTGCGCCGACAAGCTCAACATCGCGGTGGTCGGCGGCGGCACCCACCCTTTCCAGCAATGGCACGAGCGGCGCATCTACGACAAACCGCGCTTCCGCCAGCTGTCCGAACTCTACGGCTACCTGTCCAAGCAGTTCACCATCTTCGGCCAGCACGTGCATGTGGGCTGCCCGGATGCCGACAGCGCCCTGCTCATGCTGCACCGCATGTCGCGCTACATCCCGCACTTCATTGCGCTCTCGGCCTCCTCACCCTACGTGCAGGGGCACGACACGGCCTTCGACTCGGCGCGGCTGAACTCGGTATTCGCCTTCCCGCTCTCAGGGCGTGCGCCTTTCGTGCTGAACTGGGACGACTTCAACGCCTACTTCGACAAGATGACACGCACCGGTGTCGTGAAGAGCATGAAGGACTTCTACTGGGACATCCGGCCCAAGCCGGAGTACGGCACCGTCGAGATCCGCGTCTTCGACACACCCCTGAGCATCGAGCGCGCGGCCGCGCTGGCCGGCTACGTGCAGGCGCTGGCCGCCTGGTTCCTGAAGGAAGCCCCGTTCGAACCGGTGGAGGACGATTACCTCGTCTACACCTACAACCGCTTCCAGGCCTGTCGCTTCGGGCTAGACGCGGTCTACGTGGACCCGGCCAGCGGCACCCACCTGCCGCTCAAGGAGCACATCCTGGCCACGCTGGACCGGGTGCAGCCCTACGCCATCACGCCGGGCTCGGGTGCCGCGCTGGAGCTGCTGCGCAACAGCACCGAGCGCGGTCTCAACGATGCGCGCTGGCTGCGCGATGCGCAAGCCAACGAGCAGTTGCTGGGTGAGGTCACACGCCAGGCCGGCCTGCAGTTCCGCAAGGCCAGGGCACCCGAGGCCTGA